The Phragmites australis chromosome 15, lpPhrAust1.1, whole genome shotgun sequence genome window below encodes:
- the LOC133892795 gene encoding uncharacterized protein LOC133892795 produces the protein MECNKEEASRAKELAAIKLQQADYVGAKRIALKAQQLFPGLENISQLLTVCEVHFCAAVKINGETDWYGVLQVETTADDMFIKKQYRKLALLLHPDKNKFTGAEAAFKLIGEAHMILTDQVKRSFHDSKRKSVIASSASLPKKRGQSSKKTDHVANRANKANIDSPERKNKPQQQAGCFAGYSTFWAICLACGTKFQYPYTLLMKVLLCQICSRSFLAYDLSQKPSVRVETSHPCSGFRMQQQMVPPSQQGHVTDQQSNYQRVPGQQNHVTSNQIPVSGFGMQQKTSPPSQQGHATYKQHDYQRVPGQQNPVTGKQTPVTGFGVQQQMFPPSQQAHAINQQHNHQRVPGQQNSVTGHQTPVIHQQQQSWNVSDKQTPAIDQQQHSLKFFNSGSKNIANSQGAGGPNNKGTASSNVTVEAEVCNSTKVARPSFNEVNVEDRPKPPLVNSDKVSLVDKQKRGRDVATGSSYPVALDGSQIAMKVVITAVGAYKISGQNPQRTSLQGKNIGEDGPDSCRGSDQIPDSPAKQRIRKGYASCNAGKSGDATDNGSSNTDSQQKCRIPNTENTPNENGEVINGLDHDEIQETRKEEEMPRSGSDATARSVDNIPCNISVSCPDWDFYDFQKNRDAERFRVDQIWAIYDDHDCMPRYYARIKQVYSPNFMLRFTWLELDPSNDAEKAWSSKELPVACGNFRVGKTHLTEDINMFSHVVSWTKGRKRNIYEIYPRKGEVWALFKGWGMSWCSDSNDHRNYNYDVVEITSDFARGTSTYVTPLEKIKGFVSVFVRSNNEGPFLIADGDTPRFSHNIPFHKLAGTASQRIPNGALELDPASLPSDLEKAFNSVDLDSSSVSTRGGNVSEDVLSTRSSSSGEMAFGKTKLSQDGTATYVQDGVV, from the coding sequence ATGGAATGCAACAAGGAAGAAGCTTCAAGAGCTAAAGAACTTGCTGCAATAAAGCTGCAACAAGCAGACTATGTTGGTGCCAAAAGAATTGCTCTCAAGGCTCAACAGCTTTTCCCTGGCCTTGAAAATATTTCTCAGCTGCTAACTGTCTGTGAAGTTCATTTCTGTGCTGCTGTTAAGATCAATGGGGAGACTGACTGGTATGGAGTTCTTCAAGTAGAAACAACTGCAGAtgacatgtttatcaagaaacAGTACCGCAAACTTGCTCTCTTACTTCATCCAGATAAGAACAAGTTTACGGGTGCTGAAGCTGCTTTTAAGCTAATTGGAGAAGCTCACATGATACTGACAGACCAAGTAAAACGCTCGTTTCATGACTCAAAGAGGAAATCGGTTATCGCAAGTTCTGCTTCTTTACCAAAGAAGCGCGGACAGTCATCAAAGAAAACTGATCATGTTGCTAACAGGGCCAACAAAGCGAACATTGATTCCCCGGAACGCAAGAACAAACCACAACAGCAGGCAGGATGCTTTGCTGGATATTCAACTTTCTGGGCCATTTGCTTGGCTTGTGGAACAAAATTCCAGTATCCATATACTTTGTTGATGAAAGTTCTACTGTGTCAGATCTGTTCCAGGAGTTTCCTTGCCTATGATTTGTCTCAGAAACCTTCTGTCCGAGTGGAAACATCGCATCCATGTAGTGGATTCCGGATGCAGCAGCAAATGGTCCCTCCGAGTCAACAGGGCCATGTCACTGATCAACAGAGCAACTATCAGCGTGTCCCTGGTCAGCAAAATCATGTCACCAGTAATCAAATTCCTGTCAGTGGATTTGGGATGCAACAAAAAACGTCCCCTCCGAGTCAACAAGGCCATGCCACCTATAAACAACACGACTATCAGCGTGTCCCTGGTCAGCAAAATCCTGTCACCGGTAAACAAACTCCTGTCACTGGATTTGGGGTGCAACAACAAATGTTTCCTCCGAGTCAACAAGCCCATGCCATCaatcaacaacataaccatcagCGTGTCCCTGGTCAGCAAAATTCTGTCACCGGTCATCAAACTCCTGTcattcaccagcaacagcagtCTTGGAATGTTTCTGATAAGCAAACTCCTGCCATTGACCAGCAACAACATTCTCTCAAATTCTTCAATTCAGGATCAAAGAATATTGCAAATTCTCAGGGTGCAGGTGGTCCTAACAATAAGGGAACTGCAAGCAGTAATGTTACAGTTGAAGCTGAGGTTTGCAATAGCACAAAGGTTGCACGGCCGTCATTCAATGAAGTGAATGTTGAAGATAGACCTAAACCACCACTTGTGAATTCTGATAAAGTTTCGCTAGTAGACAAGCAAAAAAGAGGAAGGGACGTAGCAACAGGATCCAGTTATCCTGTCGCCCTAGATGGTAGCCAGATTGCTATGAAAGTTGTGATTACTGCGGTTGGTGCATATAAAATATCTGGGCAGAATCCTCAGAGAACAAGCCTGCAGGGTAAAAACATCGGTGAAGATGGGCCAGATAGCTGTAGAGGCAGTGATCAAATTCCTGATTCTCCTGCAAAAcaaagaataagaaaaggaTACGCTTCCTGTAATGCTGGCAAAAGTGGTGATGCAACAGATAATGGAAGTTCTAATACGGACAGCCAACAAAAATGTCGTATTCCAAACACAGAAAATACTCCAAATGAAAATGGAGAAGTGATCAACGGCTTAGATCATGATGAGAtacaagaaacaagaaaagaagaggaaatGCCTCGTTCTGGAAGTGATGCTACTGCCAGATCTGTGGACAATATTCCCTGCAACATTTCGGTTTCATGCCCAGATTGGGACTTTTACGACTTTCAGAAAAACAGGGATGCAGAGCGATTCAGAGTTGATCAAATATGGGCAAtttatgatgatcatgattgCATGCCGAGGTACTATGCTCGAATTAAGCAGGTTTACTCTCCAAACTTCATGTTGCGGTTCACATGGCTAGAGCTTGATCCTTCGAACGATGCTGAAAAGGCATGGTCTTCTAAGGAGCTGCCTGTTGCTTGTGGAAATTTTAGAGTTGGTAAAACACATTTGACTGAAGATATTAATATGTTTTCTCATGTTGTTTCTTGGACAAaagggaggaagaggaacatCTATGAGATTTATCCAAGGAAGGGTGAAGTGTGGGCCCTTTTCAAGGGATGGGGCATGAGCTGGTGTTCAGATTCCAATGATCATAGGAACTACAATTATGATGTTGTTGAGATCACCTCGGACTTTGCTAGGGGTACAAGCACTTATGTGACTCCGTTGGAAAAGATTAAAGGTTTTGTCAGCGTATTTGTTCGATCAAACAATGAAGGACCATTTCTGATAGCTGATGGTGACACACCTAGGTTCTCACACAACATACCCTTTCACAAGTTGGCAGGAACTGCAAGCCAACGTATCCCAAATGGTGCTCTTGAGCTGGATCCTGCATCGCTACCTTCTGACTTGGAGAAAGCGTTTAATTCTGTCGACCTTGACAGCAGTTCTGTGAGCACTAGGGGCGGTAATGTTTCTGAAGATGTTTTGTCTACTAGAAGCTCTAGTAGTGGTGAAATGGCATTTGGGAAAACCAAACTGAGTCAGGACGGTACTGCTACATATGTGCAGGATGGGGTTGTTTGA
- the LOC133892796 gene encoding rho GTPase-activating protein 2-like: MAEVVVVPNVCGGGGAGGEGKAEEGQQGQGQVLALVLAALRKSVVLPCQMVDADDPAGAAWGMEIGWPTDVRHVAHVTFDRLHGFLGLPVEFELEIPGQVPSASASVFGVSPESMQCGYDDKGNSVPKILLLMQERLYAQDGLKDEGIFRITPENSQEEHVREQLNSGVVPHDIDVHCLASLIKAWFRELPEGVLDSLSPEQVLHCNTEQQCIELVKLLPPTQAALLNWVVELMTDVVEEEESNKMNARNVAMVFAPNMTQMSDPLTALMHAVQVMNLLKTLILKTLREREDDDAGAYSSFSSSSSLSDEVNEEDGHDQEDDESDSDIENYNGSDNGSLNDIDEASILRVDNEQLIGVSRRHTSIDCLFPGISNGNDDENLSLNDIEECFLRRLESKAVSNGADGEKSSTFPLSTKEAEHPSSSESIEESCTANDNTSDMTNSIDVTINELRQMEIRIDMANADVRGPTKGELILCS, translated from the exons ATGgccgaggtggtggtggtgcccaATGTCTGCGGCGGGGGTGGTGCAGGAGGCGAGGGCAAGGCGGAGGAGGGGCAGCAGGGGCAGGGGCAGGTCCTGGCGCTTGTGCTGGCCGCGCTCCGCAAGTCAGTGGTGCTGCCGTGCCAGATGGTGGACGCCGACGACCCGGCGGGGGCGGCCTGGGGAATGGAGATAGGTTGGCCCACCGACGTCCGCCACGTCGCGCACGTCACCTTCGACCGCCTCCACGGCTTCCTCGGCCTCCCCGTAGAGTTCGAGCTCGAGATCCCCGGCCAGGTCCCCAGCGCCAG CGCGAGCGTGTTCGGGGTGTCGCCGGAGTCGATGCAGTGCGGTTACGACGACAAGGGGAACTCGGTGCCCAAGATCCTCCTGCTCATGCAGGAGAGGCTGTACGCGCAGGATGGTCTCAAG GATGAGGGGATCTTCCGAATCACTCCGGAGAATAGCCAGGAGGAGCATGTCAGGGAGCAGCTCAACAGCGGCGTCGTGCCTCATGACATCGATGTGCATTGTTTGGCTAGCTTGATTAAG gcatgGTTCAGAGAGCTCCCTGAGGGCGTGCTTGATAGCCTCTCACCTGAGCAAGTCCTTCACTGCAACACAGAGCAGCAATGCATTGAGCTTGTGAAGCTTCTTCCGCCAACGCAAGCTGCACTTCTTAATTGGGTCGTAGAGCTCATGACTGATGTTGTTGAAGAGGAGGAATCAAATAAGATGAACGCCCGAAATGTGGCCATGGTTTTTGCACCCAATATGACACAG ATGTCAGATCCTCTGACTGCTCTGATGCATGCTGTTCAAGTCATGAACTTACTCAAGACCTTGATTCTAAAGACACTTCGGGAACGTGAGGATGATGATGCAGGAGCCTATTCATCgttttcatcttcatcatctttatCTGATGAAGTTAACGAGGAGGATGGCCATGACCAAGAAGATGATGAAAGTGACAGCGACATTGAGAACTATAATGGCAGTGATAACGGAAGTCTAAATGATATTGACGAGGCCTCTATATTAAGAGTGGACAATGAACAGCTCATTGGTGTATCCAGGAGGCACACGTCAATTGATTGCCTTTTTCCTGGCATTAGCAATGGCAACGACGACGAGAACTTATCCCTTAATGATATTGAAGAATGTTTCTTAAGAAGGTTAGAATCAAAAGCAGTGAGCAATGGTGCTGATGGAGAAAAAAGCAGCACCTTTCCTCTCTCCACGAAAGAGGCAGAGCATCCGAGCTCCTCTGAGAGCATAGAGGAATCTTGTACGGCAAACGACAATACAAGTGACATGACAAACAGCATTGACGTAACTATCAATGAGCTGAGGCAAATGGAAATCAGAATTGACATGGCAAATGCGGATGTAAGAGGCCCTACGAAAGGGGAGTTAATTCTTTGCTCATAA